Proteins encoded by one window of Phenylobacterium soli:
- a CDS encoding LemA family protein — translation MTTLRHRISRAALIVLAPLIVAGCGINTIPTKEERAKAQWAEVQNQYQRRADLIPNLVNTVKGYAAQEKSVLVEVTEARASATQVKVDASTITNPAAFQQYEQAQDRLSGVLGRLMMIQERYPDLKSNENFMALQSQLEGTENRIAISRRDYNEAVRDYNTTLRTFPQVFWAKTMYSSSKPMMLFSATASAQSAPTVSFDTTPPPAPSGTVPAQPQAGAPAPAPQALPPGQAPASK, via the coding sequence GTGACCACCCTTCGCCACCGCATTTCGCGCGCCGCCCTCATCGTGCTCGCGCCGCTGATCGTCGCCGGCTGCGGGATCAACACCATCCCGACCAAGGAAGAGCGCGCCAAGGCACAGTGGGCGGAGGTGCAGAACCAGTACCAGCGCCGCGCCGACCTCATCCCCAACCTGGTCAACACGGTGAAGGGCTACGCCGCCCAGGAGAAGAGCGTCCTCGTCGAGGTGACGGAGGCCAGGGCTTCGGCGACCCAGGTGAAGGTCGACGCCTCGACCATCACCAACCCCGCCGCCTTCCAGCAGTATGAGCAGGCCCAGGACCGCCTGTCCGGCGTGCTCGGCCGCCTGATGATGATCCAGGAGCGCTATCCGGACCTGAAGTCGAACGAGAACTTCATGGCCCTGCAGAGCCAGCTCGAGGGCACGGAGAACCGCATCGCCATCTCCCGCCGCGACTACAACGAGGCGGTCCGCGACTACAACACCACCCTGCGCACCTTCCCGCAGGTGTTCTGGGCCAAGACCATGTACTCGTCGTCGAAGCCGATGATGCTGTTCTCGGCGACCGCCTCGGCCCAGTCGGCGCCGACCGTCAGCTTCGACACCACCCCGCCGCCGGCCCCCTCCGGCACGGTCCCGGCCCAGCCGCAGGCCGGCGCTCCGGCGCCCGCGCCCCAGGCCCTGCCGCCCGGCCAGGCGCCGGCCTCTAAGTGA
- a CDS encoding class I SAM-dependent methyltransferase, producing MAGVKAYYAPGALSAAFYDVVTAADARLAGDVEIYAGLAPVAGSVLELGAGSGRIAVALAERGLAVTGVDLSRPMLEQAEKRRAALPAAAAGRLELRLGDMTALDLKRSFDLVICPYFTLAHVPAGAAWRNSFATIARHLAPGGLAAVHLPLLELMRQATRPDPDAVVLDEPLPGGGRLRLRVAARAFKESVGRLEQVIEYEELDAQGRSLRRSPERLTYYMADPTPFAAAAGLTYHRAPAPLGGVGEIHVFRRA from the coding sequence ATGGCGGGGGTGAAGGCCTACTATGCGCCGGGCGCGCTGAGCGCGGCGTTCTACGACGTGGTCACGGCCGCCGACGCCCGGCTGGCCGGCGACGTGGAGATCTATGCGGGCCTGGCGCCGGTCGCCGGCTCGGTGCTGGAGCTCGGCGCCGGCTCGGGCCGGATCGCCGTGGCCCTGGCCGAGCGCGGCCTGGCGGTCACCGGCGTCGACCTCTCGCGGCCCATGCTCGAGCAGGCCGAGAAGCGGCGAGCCGCCCTGCCCGCCGCCGCGGCCGGTCGCCTGGAGCTGCGGCTCGGCGACATGACGGCCCTGGACCTGAAGCGGTCCTTCGACCTGGTGATCTGTCCCTATTTCACCCTCGCCCACGTGCCGGCCGGGGCGGCCTGGAGGAACAGTTTCGCGACCATCGCCCGGCACCTGGCGCCGGGCGGCCTCGCGGCCGTGCACCTGCCCCTGCTGGAGCTGATGCGACAGGCCACGCGGCCCGATCCCGACGCGGTCGTGCTGGACGAGCCCCTGCCCGGCGGCGGGCGGCTGCGCCTGCGGGTCGCCGCCCGCGCCTTCAAGGAGAGCGTCGGGCGGCTGGAGCAGGTGATCGAGTACGAGGAGCTCGATGCGCAGGGCCGCTCGCTCCGCCGCTCGCCCGAGCGCCTGACCTACTACATGGCCGACCCGACGCCGTTCGCCGCGGCGGCCGGCCTGACCTATCATCGCGCGCCCGCGCCGCTCGGCGGCGTGGGCGAGATCCACGTGTTCCGCAGAGCCTGA
- a CDS encoding YybH family protein → MRVRLASLAAAALMSATPALATPADDLAEAAPVIDAVNADWIPAMQARDAARVAEAYAPEAVNVAGNGQVTVGHDAFVELLRQRFAAGLSVSTGEIHRQGLAPLAPGLLLEWGQAGFTARTGAGKEVSALGPYVTVWKRQADGHWRIVRNQSF, encoded by the coding sequence ATGCGCGTCCGCCTGGCGAGCCTCGCCGCCGCCGCCCTGATGAGCGCCACGCCTGCGCTCGCCACCCCCGCCGACGACCTCGCCGAAGCCGCGCCGGTGATCGACGCGGTGAACGCGGACTGGATCCCGGCCATGCAGGCCCGCGACGCCGCGCGCGTCGCCGAGGCCTATGCGCCGGAGGCGGTGAACGTCGCCGGCAACGGCCAGGTGACGGTCGGCCACGACGCCTTCGTCGAGCTGCTCCGGCAGCGGTTCGCGGCAGGGCTGAGCGTCTCCACCGGCGAGATCCACCGGCAGGGCCTGGCGCCGCTGGCGCCGGGCCTGTTGCTGGAATGGGGCCAGGCCGGCTTCACCGCCCGCACGGGAGCCGGCAAGGAGGTCAGCGCACTTGGCCCCTATGTGACCGTCTGGAAGCGCCAGGCGGACGGCCACTGGCGGATCGTCCGCAACCAGTCGTTCTAG
- a CDS encoding ABC transporter ATP-binding protein: protein MSAASRNAPRASPRASLGSPEGDDVFGTFDARVARRFFVYLGPHRRAFILAQLAAVASAAAQIAIPTLIGRAVDAVIRHDLGRFQAMLIGFAAAAAAFVAMMFAAEWLSQRLAQRVIFDIRRAMFAHLQDVSLSFMDRTHVGRMMARLQGDVASLQEFLETTTGSVGDFVVLIGIAIVLVSLDLRLGLLTLTVLPTLIGIRAIWLPFSKRTFRAARDASSTANSALAENINGVRTVQETRREALNFEMYRKMAWDNFKAQTGASWMGQIMVPTVDVLTGLAMAIVVVVGGLAVIGGRLEVGVMVAFVLYVQRFFDPVRMLSLQYTVMQRAMAAAHRIFEVLDVPVTITEKADAEALADFEPTVEFRNVTFGYDPARPILHDISFKVRPREVVALVGPTGSGKTSIIALTHRFYEVGEGQVLVGGHDVRDVTIESLGRHIGMVLQEPFLFTGTIADNIRYNTLGASFEEIVAAAKAVAAHDFIVRLPEGYETQVGQRGRNLSVGQRQLISFARALVADPQILILDEATANIDSFTEQAIQKALKVLFAGRTCMVIAHRLATIRDADRIIVLQQGRILEQGPHAELMARQGLYHRLYTSAHASFDDQTVAATGDAEFATRT from the coding sequence GTGAGCGCCGCATCGCGCAATGCTCCCAGAGCCTCGCCGCGCGCCTCCTTGGGCTCCCCCGAAGGCGACGACGTTTTCGGGACCTTCGACGCCCGCGTGGCGCGGCGCTTCTTCGTCTACCTCGGCCCGCACCGGCGCGCCTTCATCCTCGCCCAGCTCGCCGCCGTCGCCTCGGCCGCCGCCCAGATCGCCATTCCCACCCTGATCGGCCGGGCGGTGGACGCGGTGATCCGCCACGACCTCGGCCGCTTCCAGGCCATGCTGATCGGCTTCGCGGCCGCCGCGGCCGCCTTCGTGGCCATGATGTTCGCCGCCGAGTGGCTGTCCCAGCGGCTGGCCCAGCGGGTGATCTTCGACATCCGCCGGGCGATGTTCGCCCACCTGCAGGACGTCTCCCTGTCGTTCATGGACCGCACCCACGTCGGCCGCATGATGGCGCGGCTCCAGGGCGACGTCGCCTCGCTGCAGGAGTTCCTGGAGACCACCACCGGCTCGGTGGGCGACTTCGTGGTGCTGATCGGCATCGCCATCGTGCTGGTCTCGCTCGACCTGCGGCTCGGCCTGCTGACCCTGACGGTGCTGCCGACCCTGATCGGCATCCGCGCGATCTGGCTGCCCTTCTCGAAGAGGACCTTCCGCGCCGCCCGCGACGCCTCCTCCACCGCCAACTCGGCCCTGGCCGAGAACATCAACGGCGTGCGCACCGTGCAGGAGACCCGGCGCGAGGCGCTGAACTTCGAGATGTACCGCAAGATGGCCTGGGACAACTTCAAGGCCCAGACCGGCGCCTCCTGGATGGGCCAGATCATGGTGCCGACGGTGGACGTTCTCACCGGCCTCGCCATGGCCATCGTCGTGGTGGTCGGTGGCCTGGCGGTGATCGGCGGCCGGCTCGAGGTCGGCGTCATGGTCGCCTTCGTCCTCTATGTGCAGCGCTTCTTCGACCCCGTGCGGATGCTGTCGCTGCAGTACACCGTCATGCAGCGGGCCATGGCCGCGGCCCACCGCATCTTCGAGGTGCTCGACGTGCCGGTGACCATCACCGAGAAGGCCGATGCGGAGGCGCTCGCCGACTTCGAGCCCACCGTCGAGTTCCGGAACGTGACCTTCGGCTACGACCCGGCCCGGCCGATCCTGCACGACATCTCCTTCAAGGTGCGGCCGCGCGAGGTGGTGGCCCTGGTCGGTCCGACCGGCTCGGGCAAGACCTCGATCATCGCGCTCACCCACCGCTTCTACGAGGTCGGCGAAGGCCAGGTGCTGGTCGGCGGCCACGACGTGCGCGACGTCACCATCGAGAGCCTCGGCCGCCACATCGGCATGGTGCTTCAGGAGCCGTTCCTGTTCACCGGCACGATCGCCGACAACATCCGCTACAACACCCTTGGCGCGAGCTTCGAGGAGATCGTCGCCGCCGCCAAGGCGGTCGCCGCCCACGACTTCATCGTGCGCCTGCCCGAGGGCTACGAGACCCAGGTCGGCCAGCGCGGCCGCAACCTCTCGGTTGGCCAGCGCCAGCTCATCTCCTTCGCTCGCGCCCTGGTGGCCGACCCGCAGATCCTGATCCTCGACGAGGCCACGGCCAACATCGACAGCTTTACCGAGCAGGCGATCCAGAAGGCGCTGAAGGTGCTCTTCGCCGGCCGCACCTGCATGGTCATCGCCCACCGCCTGGCGACGATCCGCGACGCCGACCGCATCATCGTCCTCCAGCAGGGCCGCATCCTGGAGCAGGGGCCCCATGCCGAGCTGATGGCCAGGCAGGGCCTCTACCACCGCCTCTACACCTCGGCCCACGCCAGCTTCGACGACCAGACCGTCGCCGCCACCGGCGACGCCGAGTTCGCCACCCGGACGTGA
- a CDS encoding ABC transporter ATP-binding protein: MSDSPPERRGATLSGAPKISGAPKIDVSAMPAVLARIAGLALRYPARLALAVATSLLGAAASLALPRLLGRSVDQALHLAAQPEAARHALLLSAGLVILATTLRGLLTAAAGYQGEYLSQRVAYDLRLQLFQQLQRLSFGFHDRIHSGDLITRGMLDLEGARVFIQAGMLQAVSLALLLGFAAAMMIAADPVLALIGLAFVPVASLALGRMGFLLRVTWLRVQELMAALTLTMEENLQGIRVVRAFAGQRFELGKFDAASQAVLGFQDRRITMRNRGVSAMQASYYTALGLLLWVGGRKVLAGEMTVGRLTEFVTYMSLLQAPIRQVAMIVNTAARATSSGARLFEVLDLEPEIADAAGAAPLAPTRGVLRFEHVDFAHKDPTGATGGKQILSDISFKVAPGRTLGVVGPPGAGKSTLANLIPRFYDVTGGRITIDGVDIRDVTLASLRRYVGLVQQEAFLFDASVGHNVAYADPWAEDARIEDAARTAQIHEHIAGLPEGYETRVGERGVALSGGQRQRMSIARGVVPDPGIMVFDDSTAAIDAVTEKKVRDALAHATKAMATVIIAHRLSSLMHADEIIVLDEGRIVERGDHESLLARGGVYADLYALQTRSDAGATLEEAQA; encoded by the coding sequence ATGAGTGATTCGCCCCCCGAGCGGCGGGGTGCGACGCTGTCTGGCGCGCCGAAGATCTCTGGCGCGCCGAAGATCGACGTGTCGGCCATGCCCGCCGTGCTGGCCCGGATCGCGGGCCTGGCCCTGCGCTATCCGGCGCGGCTGGCGCTCGCCGTGGCGACCTCCCTGCTCGGCGCGGCCGCGAGCCTCGCCCTGCCGCGCCTGCTTGGCCGCTCGGTGGACCAGGCGCTGCACCTGGCCGCCCAGCCGGAGGCCGCCCGCCACGCCCTGCTGCTCAGCGCCGGCCTCGTCATCCTCGCCACCACCCTGCGCGGCCTGCTCACCGCCGCCGCCGGCTACCAGGGCGAATACCTCTCCCAGCGCGTCGCCTACGACCTGCGCCTGCAGCTCTTCCAGCAGCTCCAGCGCCTGTCCTTCGGCTTCCACGACCGGATCCATTCCGGCGACCTGATCACCCGCGGCATGCTCGACCTCGAGGGCGCGCGGGTGTTCATCCAGGCCGGCATGCTGCAGGCCGTCAGCCTCGCCCTGCTGCTCGGCTTCGCCGCCGCCATGATGATCGCCGCCGACCCGGTGCTGGCCCTGATCGGCCTCGCCTTCGTGCCGGTCGCCAGCCTGGCGCTCGGGCGGATGGGCTTCCTGCTGCGCGTCACCTGGCTGCGGGTGCAGGAGCTGATGGCCGCCCTGACCCTGACCATGGAGGAGAACCTCCAGGGCATCCGCGTGGTCCGCGCCTTCGCCGGCCAGCGGTTCGAGCTCGGCAAGTTCGACGCGGCGTCGCAGGCGGTTCTCGGCTTCCAGGACCGGCGCATCACCATGCGCAACCGCGGCGTCTCGGCCATGCAGGCGAGCTACTACACCGCGCTCGGACTGCTGCTCTGGGTCGGCGGCCGCAAGGTGCTGGCCGGCGAGATGACGGTGGGCCGGCTCACCGAGTTCGTCACCTACATGAGCCTCCTGCAGGCCCCGATCCGCCAGGTGGCGATGATCGTCAACACCGCCGCCCGGGCGACCTCCTCGGGCGCGCGGCTATTCGAGGTGCTGGACCTCGAGCCCGAGATCGCCGACGCCGCCGGCGCCGCGCCGCTCGCCCCGACCAGGGGCGTCCTGCGCTTCGAGCACGTGGATTTCGCCCACAAGGATCCGACCGGGGCGACCGGCGGCAAGCAGATCCTCTCCGACATCAGCTTCAAGGTGGCGCCGGGCAGGACCCTCGGCGTCGTCGGCCCGCCCGGCGCGGGCAAGTCGACCCTCGCGAACCTCATCCCGCGCTTCTACGACGTCACCGGCGGGCGGATCACAATCGACGGCGTCGACATCCGCGACGTGACCCTCGCCAGCCTTCGCCGGTACGTCGGCCTCGTCCAGCAGGAGGCCTTCCTTTTCGACGCCTCGGTCGGCCACAACGTCGCCTACGCCGATCCCTGGGCCGAGGACGCGCGCATCGAGGACGCCGCCCGCACCGCCCAGATCCACGAGCACATCGCCGGTCTTCCGGAAGGGTATGAGACCCGCGTCGGCGAGCGCGGGGTCGCCCTCTCCGGCGGCCAGCGCCAGCGGATGAGCATCGCCCGCGGCGTCGTCCCCGATCCGGGGATCATGGTCTTCGACGACTCCACCGCCGCCATCGACGCGGTCACCGAGAAGAAGGTGCGCGACGCCCTGGCCCACGCCACCAAGGCCATGGCGACGGTGATCATCGCCCATCGCCTGTCGTCCCTCATGCACGCCGACGAGATCATCGTCCTCGACGAGGGGCGCATCGTCGAGCGCGGCGACCACGAGAGCCTCCTCGCCCGAGGCGGCGTCTACGCCGACCTCTACGCCCTGCAGACCCGCTCGGACGCCGGGGCGACCCTCGAGGAGGCCCAGGCGTGA
- the ilvD gene encoding dihydroxy-acid dehydratase — MPAYRSRTTTHGRNMAGARGLWRATGMKDSDFGKPIIAIANSFTQFVPGHVHLKDLGQLVAREVEAAGGVAKEFNTIAVDDGIAMGHDGMLYSLPSRELIADAVEYMVNAHCADALVCISNCDKITPGMLMAALRLNIPTVFVSGGPMEAGKVLLSTGARKVDLIDAMVAAADDAVSDDDVQVIERSACPTCGSCSGMFTANSMNCLTEALGLSLPGNGSVLATHADRKALFLQAGRLVVELARRWYEKDDASVLPRSIATFEAFENAMTLDIAMGGSTNTVLHLLAAAYEAQVGFTMADIDRLSRRVPCLSKVAPAKNDVHMEDVHRAGGIMAILGELDRAGLIHTDLPTIHAPSLKAALDTWDIARNPSEAVKTFYRAAPGGVPTQVAFSQDRRWDDLDTDRQGGVIRDKAHAFSADGGLAVLFGNLAEDGCIVKTAGVDDSILKFAGPARVYESQDAAVSGILTGEVKAGDVVVIRYEGPKGGPGMQEMLYPTSYLKSKGLGKACALITDGRFSGGTSGLSIGHASPEAAEGGLIALVETGDRIEIDIPGRSIRLAVSDADLAARAQRMEAKGEAAYKPAAPRPRKVSPALQAYAALTTSAARGAVRDVGQLQRAPRRPAKAIPAE, encoded by the coding sequence ATGCCCGCTTACCGTTCCCGCACGACCACCCACGGCCGCAACATGGCCGGCGCCCGCGGCCTCTGGCGCGCCACGGGCATGAAGGATTCCGACTTCGGCAAGCCGATCATCGCCATCGCCAACTCCTTCACCCAGTTCGTGCCGGGCCACGTGCACCTGAAGGACCTCGGCCAGCTTGTCGCCCGCGAGGTCGAGGCGGCCGGGGGCGTCGCCAAGGAGTTCAACACCATCGCCGTCGACGACGGCATCGCCATGGGCCACGACGGCATGCTCTACAGCCTGCCCTCCCGCGAGCTGATCGCCGACGCGGTGGAGTACATGGTCAACGCCCACTGCGCCGACGCGCTGGTGTGCATCTCCAACTGCGACAAGATCACGCCGGGCATGCTGATGGCCGCCCTGCGCCTCAACATCCCGACCGTCTTCGTCTCCGGCGGGCCCATGGAGGCCGGCAAGGTCCTGCTCTCCACCGGCGCGCGGAAGGTCGACCTGATCGACGCCATGGTCGCCGCGGCCGACGACGCGGTCAGCGACGACGACGTCCAGGTGATCGAGCGCTCGGCCTGCCCGACCTGCGGCTCCTGCTCGGGCATGTTCACCGCAAACTCCATGAACTGCCTGACCGAGGCGCTGGGCCTCTCCCTGCCCGGCAACGGCTCGGTCCTGGCCACCCACGCCGACCGCAAGGCGCTGTTCCTCCAGGCCGGCCGCCTCGTCGTCGAGCTGGCTCGCCGCTGGTACGAAAAGGACGACGCGTCGGTCCTGCCGCGCTCGATCGCCACCTTCGAGGCCTTCGAGAACGCCATGACCCTCGATATCGCCATGGGCGGCTCGACCAATACCGTGCTGCACCTCCTGGCCGCCGCCTACGAGGCCCAGGTCGGCTTCACCATGGCCGACATCGACCGGCTGTCGCGCCGCGTGCCCTGCCTCTCCAAGGTCGCCCCGGCCAAGAACGACGTCCACATGGAGGACGTCCACCGCGCCGGCGGCATCATGGCCATCCTCGGCGAGCTCGACCGCGCCGGCCTGATCCACACCGACCTGCCGACCATCCATGCGCCGAGCCTCAAGGCGGCCCTCGACACCTGGGATATCGCCCGCAATCCGAGCGAAGCGGTGAAGACCTTCTACCGCGCCGCCCCCGGCGGGGTGCCGACCCAGGTGGCCTTCAGCCAGGACCGCCGCTGGGACGATCTCGACACCGACCGCCAGGGCGGCGTCATCCGCGACAAGGCCCACGCCTTCAGCGCCGACGGCGGCCTCGCGGTCCTCTTCGGCAACCTCGCCGAGGACGGCTGCATCGTGAAGACCGCCGGGGTCGACGACTCGATCCTGAAGTTCGCCGGCCCGGCCCGCGTCTACGAGAGCCAGGACGCCGCCGTCTCCGGCATCCTCACCGGCGAGGTGAAGGCCGGCGATGTGGTCGTCATCCGCTACGAGGGCCCCAAGGGCGGCCCCGGCATGCAGGAGATGCTCTATCCGACGAGCTACCTGAAATCGAAGGGGCTCGGCAAAGCCTGCGCCCTGATCACCGACGGTCGCTTCTCGGGCGGCACCTCGGGCCTGTCCATCGGCCACGCCTCGCCCGAAGCCGCCGAGGGCGGCCTCATCGCCCTGGTGGAGACCGGCGACAGGATCGAGATCGACATCCCCGGCCGCTCGATCCGCCTCGCCGTGTCCGACGCCGACCTCGCCGCCCGCGCCCAGCGCATGGAGGCCAAGGGCGAGGCCGCCTACAAACCCGCCGCCCCGCGCCCCCGCAAGGTCTCGCCGGCCCTCCAGGCCTACGCCGCCCTCACCACCTCCGCCGCCCGCGGCGCGGTCCGCGACGTCGGCCAGCTCCAACGCGCCCCCCGCCGTCCGGCCAAGGCCATTCCCGCGGAATAG
- a CDS encoding AMP-binding protein: MEALKERVNLDERLAEAAVNGMSLAVWAALKPDAPFIHDPAGHTRSFGEVNANANRIVRLLRNAGLQPGDAVALVCSNRAEFVEVLAATKRGGYRITPVNWHLTPEEIAYIVGDCEAKALFGDVRAPGMAEVGAACPKAVVKLAIGGPIDGFLPYDETLAAFDGSDIDDPVLGNQMMYTSGTTGRPKGVFRPNPVVPVQGLYAQRGYDHETSVQMCAGPAYHAAPLAFDVNAAIGAGCELVFMDKWDSEKVLRTVAEKKVTHMHLVPIMFQRLLALPDEVKQAHDVSHVKYIVHGAAPCPPEVKLAMIEWFGPVVHEYYAGSEGGAGFAIDSHEWLKKPGSVGKRPALLGAKILDEQGNEQPPGVPGLIYHQLPPGGGFTYYKDEAKTQKSRVGDYFTLGDMGYFDEDGYLFLTGRDAETIISGGVNIYPQEIDNELIKHEAVADSATVGIPHDEWGEQVRAVILLKEGYEPSSELADEILAFARDSLPGFKVPRGVDFVSELPRSEAGKIQRNKVRAPYWEGRARQI, translated from the coding sequence ATGGAAGCGTTGAAGGAACGGGTGAATCTGGACGAGCGGCTGGCCGAGGCCGCGGTCAACGGCATGAGCCTGGCGGTCTGGGCCGCACTGAAACCCGACGCTCCCTTCATCCACGATCCGGCCGGCCACACCCGCTCGTTCGGCGAGGTCAACGCCAACGCCAACCGCATCGTGCGCCTGCTGCGCAATGCCGGGCTGCAGCCGGGCGACGCGGTGGCCCTGGTCTGCTCGAACCGGGCCGAGTTCGTCGAGGTGCTGGCGGCGACCAAGCGCGGCGGCTACCGGATCACGCCGGTCAACTGGCACCTGACGCCGGAGGAGATCGCCTACATCGTCGGCGACTGCGAGGCCAAGGCGTTGTTCGGCGACGTGCGCGCGCCGGGCATGGCCGAGGTGGGCGCGGCCTGCCCCAAGGCGGTGGTGAAGCTCGCCATCGGCGGGCCGATCGACGGCTTCCTGCCCTACGACGAGACCCTGGCGGCGTTCGACGGCTCGGACATCGACGACCCGGTGCTGGGCAACCAGATGATGTACACCTCGGGCACGACCGGTCGTCCCAAGGGCGTCTTCCGGCCCAATCCGGTGGTTCCGGTGCAGGGCCTCTACGCCCAGCGCGGCTACGACCACGAGACCTCGGTGCAGATGTGCGCCGGGCCCGCCTACCACGCCGCCCCGCTGGCCTTCGACGTCAACGCCGCCATCGGCGCGGGCTGCGAGCTCGTCTTCATGGACAAGTGGGACAGCGAGAAGGTGCTGCGGACCGTCGCCGAGAAGAAGGTGACGCACATGCACCTGGTGCCGATCATGTTCCAGCGGCTGCTGGCCCTGCCGGACGAGGTGAAGCAGGCCCACGACGTCAGCCACGTGAAGTACATCGTCCACGGCGCGGCGCCCTGCCCGCCCGAGGTCAAGCTGGCGATGATCGAGTGGTTCGGCCCGGTGGTGCACGAATACTACGCCGGCTCCGAGGGCGGCGCGGGCTTCGCCATCGACAGCCACGAGTGGCTGAAGAAGCCGGGCTCGGTCGGCAAGCGGCCGGCGCTCCTGGGCGCCAAGATCCTCGACGAGCAGGGCAACGAGCAGCCGCCCGGCGTGCCCGGCCTGATCTACCACCAGCTGCCGCCCGGCGGCGGCTTCACCTACTACAAGGACGAGGCCAAGACCCAGAAGAGCCGGGTCGGCGACTACTTCACCCTCGGCGACATGGGCTACTTCGACGAGGACGGCTACCTGTTCCTGACCGGCCGCGACGCCGAGACGATCATCTCGGGCGGGGTGAACATCTACCCGCAGGAGATCGACAACGAGCTGATCAAGCACGAGGCGGTGGCCGACAGCGCCACGGTCGGCATCCCGCACGACGAGTGGGGCGAGCAGGTGCGGGCGGTGATCCTCTTGAAGGAGGGCTATGAGCCCTCCAGCGAGCTGGCCGACGAGATCCTCGCCTTCGCGCGCGACAGCCTGCCGGGCTTCAAGGTCCCGCGGGGGGTCGATTTCGTGTCGGAGCTGCCGCGCTCCGAGGCCGGCAAGATCCAGCGCAACAAGGTCCGGGCGCCCTACTGGGAAGGCCGGGCGCGGCAGATCTGA